Proteins from a genomic interval of Nostoc sp. TCL240-02:
- a CDS encoding LemA family protein, translating to MGLLIFSVALVAIVALIIINAYNDLVKYRNRYKNAYSQIDVQLQRRYDLIPNLVETAKGYMKHERETLEAVIAARNSAINASSRAAQNPGDPQAMQQLGNAEGALTGALSRLMVLSESYPELKADRAMTQVMEELSSTENRIAFARQAFNDAVTLYNTKSESFPSNLVANTFNFTVAELLAEATPEMRNAPRVSF from the coding sequence ATGGGGCTTTTAATATTTTCTGTTGCTTTAGTTGCTATTGTTGCTCTAATTATCATTAATGCTTACAACGATTTAGTCAAGTATCGCAACCGTTACAAAAATGCTTACTCTCAAATCGATGTTCAATTACAGCGTCGCTATGACTTAATTCCCAACTTGGTGGAAACTGCCAAAGGGTACATGAAACATGAGCGGGAAACCTTAGAAGCAGTTATTGCGGCTCGGAATTCTGCAATTAATGCTAGCAGTCGTGCCGCACAAAATCCCGGCGATCCGCAAGCGATGCAACAATTAGGTAATGCTGAAGGGGCACTGACGGGTGCGTTAAGTCGGTTGATGGTACTTTCAGAATCTTATCCAGAATTGAAAGCCGATCGCGCCATGACTCAGGTGATGGAAGAATTATCTTCCACTGAAAACCGGATTGCTTTTGCACGTCAGGCTTTTAATGACGCGGTGACACTTTACAACACCAAGAGCGAATCTTTCCCCAGCAATCTTGTGGCAAATACTTTTAACTTTACTGTTGCAGAATTGCTCGCCGAAGCTACTCCAGAAATGAGAAATGCTCCACGCGTGTCTTTTTAA
- a CDS encoding M48 family metallopeptidase, whose protein sequence is MNFFEHQDRARQNTQQLIGLFSLSIAVMIMAIYIATLFLLRMAPRVWWHPGIFLYVAGITIIAIAVGSLYKIACLRQGGSVIAQELGGQLLLPDTADEQGQQLLNIVEEMAIASGISVPEVYLMERETGINAFAAGFTPNDAVIGVTRGTLQHLNRDELQGVIGHEFSHILNGDMRLNLRLVGLLHGILFIYLTGELLWRIRGSFRLGKEDKGLPIWAFGLALMAIGGIGLVCGRLIKAAVSRQREFLADASAVQFTRNPNGLDGVFQKLQQMDSRLISPGAEAASHMFFGNALNPSFWDNMFSTHPPLAERIRRVGGLNVSNLAAMPSRNQMRFPSQESLTMGFAGSSNATPEQVVNQVGSVTPEHFTHAQALLSQLPESLRLGVREQESAMAIAFALALDTENIEIQERQIAWLREVQPAELVDKTLELSNEISQLDAKIRLPLVDLAVPVLRQNSAKECQRLCKCVHGLAVATGSLSLWHFVLQLILWHRLQPSINPASTTTIEYTSIEQIWPDSLLVLSVIARVGHSQPDASTEDIAYAFRSGVFRLPKAAEQEKPDTPPSCNFTELKKSIECLRLASPKLKQAIVDACAHTVLLDNKVTQSEADLLRAIAMTLDCPIPPFLDPQRGISKQKQSSPKGS, encoded by the coding sequence ATGAATTTCTTTGAACATCAGGATCGGGCACGCCAAAATACGCAACAATTAATTGGATTATTTTCCCTATCGATCGCAGTTATGATTATGGCGATTTACATTGCCACTTTATTTCTGCTCCGCATGGCTCCACGTGTTTGGTGGCATCCAGGGATATTTCTCTACGTGGCTGGGATTACAATAATTGCGATCGCAGTAGGAAGTCTCTATAAAATTGCCTGTCTCCGTCAAGGAGGAAGCGTCATTGCTCAGGAGTTGGGGGGACAACTCTTACTCCCAGATACAGCAGATGAACAAGGGCAACAACTATTAAATATAGTCGAGGAAATGGCGATCGCTTCTGGTATTTCTGTCCCGGAAGTTTATCTCATGGAAAGAGAAACTGGTATTAATGCCTTTGCTGCCGGATTTACGCCCAATGATGCTGTAATTGGTGTTACCCGTGGGACTTTACAACATCTAAACCGAGATGAGTTACAAGGAGTCATCGGCCACGAATTCAGCCACATTCTTAATGGAGATATGCGGCTAAATTTGCGTTTAGTGGGACTCTTGCACGGGATTTTGTTCATTTATTTAACCGGAGAATTGTTGTGGCGCATTCGCGGTAGCTTCCGTTTAGGAAAGGAAGATAAGGGTTTACCCATCTGGGCTTTTGGTTTGGCACTAATGGCAATTGGCGGTATCGGATTAGTCTGCGGACGCTTGATTAAAGCCGCCGTCTCTCGCCAACGCGAATTTCTTGCCGATGCTTCGGCTGTACAGTTCACTCGCAACCCCAACGGACTTGACGGAGTCTTCCAAAAACTCCAACAGATGGATTCACGCTTGATTTCGCCTGGTGCAGAAGCCGCTAGCCACATGTTTTTTGGCAATGCACTCAACCCCTCTTTCTGGGACAATATGTTTTCTACTCACCCACCTCTGGCAGAACGTATCCGTCGCGTTGGGGGTTTGAATGTCAGCAATTTGGCAGCAATGCCATCTCGCAATCAAATGCGTTTCCCTTCCCAAGAATCTCTAACAATGGGCTTTGCTGGTAGTTCCAACGCCACACCAGAACAGGTTGTCAACCAAGTTGGAAGCGTTACCCCAGAGCATTTTACCCATGCTCAAGCGCTGTTATCGCAGTTACCAGAATCCCTACGCTTGGGTGTGCGAGAGCAGGAAAGTGCAATGGCGATCGCTTTTGCGCTAGCGTTAGATACAGAAAATATCGAGATCCAAGAACGTCAGATTGCTTGGTTACGCGAGGTACAGCCTGCTGAGTTGGTAGACAAAACTCTAGAATTGAGTAATGAAATTAGCCAGTTAGATGCCAAAATTCGCTTACCACTTGTGGATTTGGCAGTACCCGTATTGCGCCAAAATTCTGCCAAAGAATGCCAAAGACTATGCAAATGTGTCCACGGTTTAGCTGTAGCCACCGGAAGTTTATCACTGTGGCATTTTGTGTTGCAGTTAATACTGTGGCATCGCCTCCAACCTAGTATAAATCCTGCATCTACAACAACAATAGAATACACCTCCATAGAACAGATTTGGCCAGATAGTCTGTTAGTACTGTCCGTAATTGCCCGCGTTGGACACTCTCAACCCGATGCGTCCACAGAAGACATCGCCTATGCTTTTCGTTCTGGAGTTTTTCGGCTTCCAAAAGCCGCAGAACAAGAAAAACCAGACACGCCACCAAGCTGTAATTTCACTGAACTTAAGAAAAGTATTGAATGCCTCCGCCTTGCCAGTCCCAAACTCAAGCAAGCTATTGTAGATGCCTGCGCTCACACGGTACTATTAGATAACAAAGTTACACAGTCAGAAGCAGACTTACTAAGAGCGATCGCTATGACGCTAGACTGTCCCATCCCTCCATTTTTAGACCCTCAGCGCGGCATTTCAAAACAGAAACAATCTTCTCCGAAGGGAAGTTAA
- a CDS encoding DUF1350 family protein has product MDWKEVRGNWVIIPRNPIGIIHFLGGAFVATAPHITYRWLLEQMASKGYVVIATPFVNTLDHTAIAKSVLLNFDRTLERLHDSGALRKLYFPIYGLGHSMGCKLHLLIGSLFKVERAGNILISFNNYAAKEAIPLVEQFNSTLKIEFTPSPLETNKLVQERYTIRRNLLIKFSNDTIDQSTALTKILQGRFDDMVTAQTLPGNHTTPLGQDIKWQTGTSFTPFDALGQWLKQEAYRDLNQLRSSILLWMNPLAPP; this is encoded by the coding sequence ATGGACTGGAAAGAAGTCAGAGGTAACTGGGTAATCATTCCCCGAAATCCCATAGGTATCATCCATTTTTTAGGAGGTGCATTTGTCGCCACTGCACCACACATCACTTATCGCTGGTTACTCGAACAAATGGCAAGTAAAGGCTATGTTGTAATTGCTACGCCTTTTGTCAATACATTGGATCATACAGCGATCGCAAAATCCGTGCTGTTAAACTTTGACCGCACCCTGGAACGATTACATGATTCTGGAGCATTACGCAAGCTTTACTTCCCCATCTATGGTCTTGGACACAGTATGGGCTGTAAACTTCACTTGCTAATTGGTAGCCTCTTTAAAGTAGAACGTGCAGGCAATATTTTAATATCCTTCAACAACTACGCTGCCAAAGAAGCTATTCCCCTAGTAGAACAGTTCAATTCTACTTTGAAAATCGAGTTTACTCCCTCACCGTTGGAAACTAACAAGCTTGTCCAAGAGCGTTACACTATCCGACGTAATTTATTAATAAAGTTTAGTAATGACACCATTGACCAATCAACAGCTTTAACCAAAATATTACAAGGACGCTTTGATGACATGGTGACAGCACAAACGTTACCAGGAAATCATACAACGCCTTTAGGTCAAGATATTAAATGGCAAACTGGAACGTCTTTTACCCCCTTTGATGCATTAGGTCAATGGTTAAAGCAAGAAGCATACCGCGATTTGAACCAGCTAAGAAGTTCTATCCTGTTGTGGATGAATCCTCTTGCACCTCCATAA